Proteins encoded together in one Lactiplantibacillus brownii window:
- a CDS encoding FRG domain-containing protein yields MNIQSVNSFLSKKAESLKSIKANVTVDGRGLLPRFFYRGQSNDFKSSNNVASIFRQKELSGYTHEYSFTNEYMRRYANDFNNLENNFSRLSYMQHFGLPTRLLDVTTNALVALYFACQSHLDSEGHETDGIVTMFFSNKTQNIDDFTYYSSRSDTVEVLSTLALMDEEKKKSIYRKISSFNKNIDDLLKEDENHLYQSWYMDLVKQFPEGYYEQLSEENQKVYDSLNDFYKEINQSYEMQCLYHDIKRDTGYFADLINFRTLLHPFFVEPSINNERLRAQSGFFLFEPYDGTSCSLENIHDDIDNKVSLYNGHNEPIRLVIPGEKKQQILNELNQSLEINQATLFPDKENVASYIKNNF; encoded by the coding sequence TTGAATATTCAATCTGTAAATAGTTTTTTAAGCAAAAAAGCAGAATCCCTAAAGTCTATAAAAGCTAATGTAACAGTTGATGGAAGAGGTTTGCTACCACGATTTTTCTATAGAGGACAGTCAAATGACTTCAAAAGTAGTAATAACGTTGCTAGCATCTTTAGACAAAAAGAGCTCTCCGGATATACCCATGAATATTCATTTACTAATGAGTACATGCGTAGGTACGCAAACGATTTTAACAATTTAGAAAACAATTTTTCTCGCCTGTCTTATATGCAACATTTTGGCTTGCCAACTAGGTTATTAGATGTAACGACCAATGCTCTTGTCGCTCTTTATTTTGCCTGTCAATCTCATCTTGATTCTGAAGGACATGAAACAGACGGGATAGTTACCATGTTTTTTTCTAACAAGACACAAAATATTGATGATTTCACATACTATAGTAGTCGCAGTGACACCGTGGAAGTCTTATCAACATTAGCATTGATGGACGAAGAAAAAAAGAAAAGTATTTATAGAAAAATATCTTCTTTCAACAAAAATATTGATGATTTGTTGAAAGAAGATGAAAATCATTTATACCAAAGTTGGTACATGGATCTGGTCAAGCAGTTCCCAGAGGGCTATTATGAACAACTTTCTGAGGAAAACCAAAAAGTATATGACTCACTAAATGATTTCTATAAAGAAATAAATCAGTCTTATGAAATGCAATGCCTGTATCATGATATTAAAAGAGATACTGGTTATTTTGCTGATCTAATCAACTTTAGAACTTTACTTCACCCATTTTTCGTCGAACCTTCAATTAATAATGAACGCTTACGAGCTCAAAGTGGTTTTTTCCTTTTTGAACCTTATGATGGTACATCATGTAGCTTGGAAAATATTCATGATGATATTGATAACAAAGTATCTCTGTACAATGGACACAATGAGCCAATTAGATTAGTAATTCCTGGTGAAAAAAAGCAACAAATTTTAAACGAATTAAATCAATCATTGGAAATAAACCAGGCTACTTTATTTCCAGACAAAGAAAATGTGGCTAGTTATATAAAAAATAATTTTTAA